A stretch of Chitinophaga caeni DNA encodes these proteins:
- a CDS encoding adenine nucleotide alpha hydrolase family protein gives MKRILAAMDALHFREEELDYFYKVSQQLDGELTVLFLRDNTGFAIPASNPTAETDVEFVEQMIQKKMSQQQEAYIEKCKEFIDACNRKNYKVTLQEVHEWSTETIVYESMFADLLLVNYYTTQVPLHEKGISGFIEDVLINASCPVIITPDEYKPIDEIVFTYNGTKSSMFAIKRWTQIFQNLDEIPIRVIYVEENNSKEVPGKSFLDKYLSVHFKNVSYMKLEGEPSNAIYSFLAHKVNCMVTFGAFGRSRLSRFFRKSQSEKVIKMLNIPIFVTHP, from the coding sequence ATGAAAAGAATACTCGCCGCAATGGATGCATTGCATTTTAGAGAAGAAGAATTGGATTATTTCTACAAGGTTTCACAGCAGCTGGATGGCGAATTAACCGTTTTATTCTTGCGCGACAATACCGGTTTCGCTATACCAGCCTCTAACCCGACTGCTGAAACGGATGTCGAATTCGTAGAACAGATGATCCAGAAGAAAATGTCTCAACAGCAAGAAGCGTATATTGAAAAATGTAAAGAATTTATCGATGCCTGCAACCGTAAAAATTACAAGGTTACCTTGCAGGAAGTTCATGAATGGAGTACGGAAACTATTGTTTATGAATCGATGTTTGCAGACTTGTTACTGGTAAATTATTATACCACGCAGGTCCCCCTGCACGAAAAAGGGATCTCCGGGTTCATCGAAGACGTCCTGATCAACGCATCCTGCCCTGTTATCATCACGCCGGATGAATATAAACCTATCGACGAAATCGTATTTACATATAATGGAACTAAATCATCCATGTTTGCCATTAAAAGATGGACACAAATATTTCAAAACCTCGATGAAATACCTATCCGCGTTATTTACGTGGAAGAAAACAACAGCAAGGAGGTGCCTGGAAAAAGCTTTTTAGACAAATACCTATCCGTGCATTTTAAAAACGTCAGCTATATGAAATTGGAAGGCGAACCATCAAATGCCATCTATTCATTTTTAGCTCATAAAGTAAATTGCATGGTTACTTTCGGAGCTTTCGGCAGGAGCCGCTTGTCGAGATTTTTCAGGAAGAGCCAGTCCGAAAAGGTAATCAAAATGCTTAACATTCCGATTTTCGTTACGCACCCCTAA
- a CDS encoding DinB family protein has product MKILKATLISALKQQVQQCLAVIEQFRLLQPEILQWRQHSGAWSILECLEHLNRYGDFYIPELDRQIRAAAKKGGGGIYFKPGLLGDYFAKMMLPGEKMKKMSTFKSMNPLHTNLSTGVITIFIQQQEQLLDLLDQAEGVDWNRTKTAISISKWIKLKLGDTFRVVIYHETRHLQQARAVLASYRTQTSEPVYETS; this is encoded by the coding sequence ATGAAAATCTTGAAAGCTACCTTGATATCAGCGTTGAAGCAACAAGTCCAACAATGCTTAGCCGTAATCGAACAATTCCGTCTTCTACAACCCGAAATCTTGCAATGGAGGCAACATTCCGGCGCTTGGAGTATCTTGGAATGCTTGGAACATCTAAACCGTTACGGCGACTTTTATATCCCGGAACTTGACCGCCAAATCCGTGCAGCGGCTAAAAAAGGAGGTGGCGGTATTTATTTTAAACCCGGCTTGTTGGGCGATTACTTCGCCAAGATGATGTTACCGGGCGAGAAGATGAAGAAGATGTCAACTTTTAAATCAATGAATCCTTTACATACTAATCTCTCTACCGGTGTAATAACAATATTTATACAGCAGCAAGAGCAACTACTGGACCTGTTGGATCAAGCGGAGGGTGTTGATTGGAACCGCACTAAAACGGCAATCAGTATTTCTAAATGGATCAAGCTGAAATTGGGCGATACATTCCGGGTGGTAATTTACCACGAAACCAGGCACCTACAGCAGGCGCGAGCTGTATTGGCAAGTTATAGAACCCAAACTTCCGAACCCGTATACGAAACAAGTTGA
- a CDS encoding Crp/Fnr family transcriptional regulator: MDILSILKSANIMQQMHTLERNEYLCKAGQHATDIFYIESGTVKVFVMDEEEQIIRFGYKNDLVVPLDSFISGCPTDYYIQTIKKSGIRKISKPDFMSCLQSRKDYRQAWTGILENLVLQQLEREKDILTLSAAKRYERVLKRSPKLFQEVPHRYIANYLGMSPETLSRLKKS, translated from the coding sequence ATGGATATTTTATCGATTTTAAAGTCCGCCAATATTATGCAGCAGATGCATACCCTGGAAAGGAATGAATATCTCTGTAAGGCCGGGCAACATGCAACGGATATATTTTATATCGAATCCGGAACGGTCAAGGTATTCGTGATGGATGAAGAAGAACAAATTATCCGGTTCGGGTATAAAAACGATCTGGTGGTGCCACTTGATAGTTTTATCAGCGGTTGCCCCACGGATTATTATATTCAAACGATCAAGAAATCGGGTATCAGGAAAATATCGAAGCCCGATTTTATGAGCTGTTTGCAATCGCGTAAAGACTATCGCCAAGCCTGGACAGGTATATTGGAAAACCTTGTACTACAACAGCTGGAAAGGGAAAAGGATATCCTGACCTTGAGCGCGGCAAAACGCTATGAAAGGGTCTTGAAACGTAGCCCCAAGTTATTCCAGGAAGTGCCCCACCGCTATATTGCCAATTACCTGGGCATGAGCCCCGAAACACTCTCCCGGCTCAAAAAATCTTGA
- a CDS encoding multiheme c-type cytochrome, which yields MKKRQLLIIGCIVGCIILLSRCVGDRPEEKSLRGPGYAAVESCQGCHADVYRDYLQTAHFLTSAIADQQSVKGSFNAPNNVFHFPNQVEVRMEEKAGRLFQNIYQAGREKESLPFDISFGSGRKAQTFLYWKNQQYFQLPISYFVPAASWVNSPNFPADHPKIDRVIPSTCFGCHSSQVGMAGVRQEGFEQTELFNHNQIIAGIDCQRCHGPAAAHVNFHTEHPGEKAAHFMQKISALNRTQQVDMCAQCHSGLKPLKKSIFNFQPGDSLNNFRIPIPPMPGKQNEMDVHGNQFQLLQASQCYIASRELTCNSCHDPHKKERDQLALLANRCLDCHKNEHPAGGNLAGADKNFLVKNCIDCHMPLEASRVITLLESGEEKPTPDYIRTHLIKIYPAASEKILQKLMKQ from the coding sequence ATGAAAAAACGTCAACTCTTAATTATTGGATGTATTGTAGGGTGTATCATCTTGTTGTCGAGATGCGTCGGGGATCGCCCGGAAGAAAAATCATTACGTGGACCAGGCTATGCAGCAGTGGAAAGTTGCCAAGGTTGCCATGCCGATGTATACCGGGATTACTTGCAAACAGCGCATTTCCTAACATCGGCCATAGCGGATCAACAATCTGTAAAGGGCAGTTTTAACGCGCCCAATAATGTATTCCACTTCCCTAACCAAGTAGAAGTGAGGATGGAAGAGAAAGCCGGGCGCTTATTCCAAAACATTTATCAAGCGGGGCGAGAAAAGGAAAGTTTACCATTTGATATAAGTTTCGGCTCCGGCCGTAAAGCCCAAACTTTCCTTTATTGGAAAAACCAACAATATTTCCAATTGCCCATCTCCTATTTTGTTCCTGCCGCAAGCTGGGTGAATAGCCCGAACTTCCCGGCAGATCATCCTAAAATAGACCGGGTGATCCCTAGTACTTGCTTCGGTTGCCATTCCAGCCAAGTTGGTATGGCCGGGGTTCGCCAAGAGGGTTTTGAGCAGACGGAGTTATTTAATCATAACCAAATTATCGCCGGGATTGACTGCCAAAGATGCCATGGCCCGGCCGCGGCGCATGTTAACTTTCATACGGAACATCCAGGGGAAAAGGCGGCTCATTTTATGCAAAAGATTAGCGCACTGAACAGGACACAGCAAGTAGATATGTGCGCGCAGTGCCATTCGGGATTAAAACCGTTAAAAAAATCCATTTTTAATTTCCAACCCGGCGATAGCCTCAACAATTTCAGGATCCCCATTCCACCGATGCCGGGAAAGCAAAACGAGATGGATGTTCATGGTAACCAATTTCAATTATTACAAGCCAGTCAATGCTATATAGCTAGCCGGGAGCTTACCTGTAATAGTTGTCACGATCCGCATAAAAAAGAAAGAGACCAGCTCGCCTTGCTGGCTAACCGCTGTTTGGATTGCCATAAAAATGAGCATCCGGCCGGGGGAAATTTAGCGGGAGCAGATAAAAACTTCCTTGTAAAAAATTGCATCGATTGCCATATGCCTTTAGAAGCATCGAGGGTTATCACCCTACTTGAAAGCGGGGAAGAAAAACCAACACCGGATTATATTAGAACACACTTAATTAAAATTTACCCGGCAGCATCCGAAAAGATACTTCAAAAATTAATGAAGCAATAA
- a CDS encoding dodecin family protein, with amino-acid sequence MSIVKVIEVIASSEKGFEDAVKGAVAEVSKTVKNIDSVYVKDMKVHVKDGQISSYGVICKVAFRVEHG; translated from the coding sequence ATGAGCATTGTTAAAGTAATAGAAGTAATAGCATCTTCGGAAAAAGGATTTGAAGATGCCGTTAAAGGTGCCGTAGCAGAAGTATCAAAAACAGTAAAAAATATTGATTCCGTGTATGTTAAGGATATGAAAGTGCATGTAAAAGACGGGCAGATAAGCTCTTACGGCGTTATTTGCAAAGTTGCTTTCCGCGTTGAACACGGGTGA